The stretch of DNA TGTATGCCGCCTTCATCGTCCCGTCGAGCGTCGCCCGGCCGGCAGCATCAGTACTCGCCGTCGCAGTGGTCCGCGAGCCGGAGGTCCTTCTCGGTGATCCCGCCGGCGTCGTGGGTGGTAAAGCGCACCTCCACCTCGTCGTAGCGCAGAACGATCTCCGGGTGGTGGAACTCCTCCTCGGCGATGTCGGCCACGTCGTTCACGAACGTGACGGAG from Halolamina sediminis encodes:
- a CDS encoding 4a-hydroxytetrahydrobiopterin dehydratase; amino-acid sequence: MSETLDHEDVERRLPADWERDGDEIVRTYEFDDYPSSVTFVNDVADIAEEEFHHPEIVLRYDEVEVRFTTHDAGGITEKDLRLADHCDGEY